One window of Phycisphaeraceae bacterium genomic DNA carries:
- a CDS encoding ABC transporter ATP-binding protein, translating into MTRAESDPGSRTGGASLAGKSADAVVRVRDVWMTFAGKSRDSDVHVLEGVHADVRAGEFVCIVGPSGCGKSTLLNIVAGFIPPTSGEVMVEGKRVSRPDARRIFVFQENGVFPWLTVAQNVGFGLQRREPSERQRIVQHYIDMVGLTGFERAFPRELSGGMRQRVEIARALASQPSIIYMDEPFGALDYLTRLKMRADLIRIWQEEKKTILFVTHDIEEAVQLADRVLVMTRRPATIKEEVRVDLPRPRDIDSPDYLRVRDRIFDAMGIDRTTGRSGDGASLDEKSVVPGL; encoded by the coding sequence ATGACACGCGCGGAGTCTGATCCGGGGAGTCGAACGGGCGGCGCGTCCCTCGCGGGAAAGAGCGCCGACGCGGTGGTGCGCGTACGGGATGTGTGGATGACGTTCGCCGGCAAATCGCGTGACAGCGATGTGCATGTGCTCGAGGGTGTGCACGCGGATGTGCGTGCGGGTGAGTTTGTTTGCATCGTGGGCCCTTCGGGGTGCGGCAAATCGACGCTCTTGAACATTGTGGCGGGGTTCATCCCCCCCACCTCGGGCGAGGTGATGGTCGAGGGAAAGCGTGTGAGCCGGCCGGATGCGAGGCGGATCTTTGTGTTTCAGGAGAACGGCGTCTTTCCCTGGCTGACAGTGGCGCAGAATGTGGGATTCGGTCTGCAGAGACGCGAGCCGTCGGAGCGCCAGCGGATCGTGCAGCACTACATCGACATGGTCGGGCTCACGGGGTTTGAGCGTGCGTTCCCGCGTGAGCTTTCGGGGGGGATGCGTCAGCGGGTCGAGATCGCCCGTGCACTGGCCTCGCAGCCCTCGATCATCTACATGGATGAGCCGTTCGGCGCGTTGGACTATCTCACGCGGCTGAAGATGCGTGCGGACCTGATCCGCATCTGGCAGGAGGAGAAGAAGACGATCCTGTTCGTGACGCACGACATTGAGGAGGCGGTGCAACTGGCCGACCGGGTGCTCGTGATGACGCGCCGCCCGGCCACGATCAAGGAGGAAGTGAGGGTTGATCTCCCTCGGCCTCGCGACATCGATTCGCCCGATTATCTGAGGGTGCGGGACCGCATCTTTGATGCGATGGGAATCGATCGGACCACGGGACGGAGCGGGGACGGCGCGTCGCTGGACGAGAAGAGTGTGGTTCCGGGGCTGTGA
- a CDS encoding ABC transporter permease, whose product MSGSTRRASVRTQRRLERYALPALVGVLFLCMWDALVRISGSDLFPKPIEVARGIGELIEKGLLHKYIVASLFRVTWGFTLAMAVGIPLGLFMGWFRWAFQALNPVIQVLRPISPIAWIPVAILWFGVSDAAPIFLIFLASVFPIAVSAAAAVANIQPVYVRAARNFELSRFELFRRVIVPATLPQIITGLRIALGIAWLVVVAAEMIAVSSGLGFLIIDARNAGKRYDLVVAGMVMIGLIGLGLDLLVRRMERMDVVRWGYHNQ is encoded by the coding sequence GTGAGCGGCTCCACCCGGCGGGCGAGCGTGAGAACACAGCGTCGGCTGGAGCGGTATGCGCTGCCGGCGCTGGTGGGCGTGCTGTTTCTGTGCATGTGGGACGCGCTGGTGCGGATATCGGGGAGTGACCTCTTTCCGAAGCCGATCGAGGTTGCGAGGGGGATCGGGGAGCTGATCGAGAAGGGGCTGCTGCACAAGTACATCGTCGCGTCGCTGTTCCGAGTCACGTGGGGCTTCACGCTTGCGATGGCGGTGGGCATTCCGCTCGGGTTGTTCATGGGGTGGTTCAGGTGGGCGTTTCAGGCGTTGAACCCTGTGATCCAGGTGTTGAGGCCGATCTCCCCCATCGCCTGGATTCCGGTAGCGATTCTGTGGTTCGGGGTGTCGGACGCGGCCCCGATCTTCCTGATCTTTCTGGCGAGCGTGTTCCCGATTGCGGTATCGGCGGCGGCGGCGGTCGCGAACATCCAGCCGGTGTATGTGCGGGCGGCGCGGAACTTCGAGTTGTCGAGGTTCGAGCTGTTCCGGCGGGTGATCGTGCCGGCGACGCTGCCGCAGATCATCACTGGGCTTCGGATCGCGCTCGGCATCGCGTGGCTGGTTGTGGTGGCGGCGGAGATGATCGCCGTGAGTTCGGGGCTTGGATTCCTGATCATCGACGCGAGGAATGCCGGGAAGCGGTATGACCTCGTTGTTGCGGGGATGGTGATGATCGGGCTGATCGGACTGGGGCTCGACCTGTTGGTGAGGCGGATGGAACGGATGGACGTGGTGCGCTGGGGGTATCACAACCAATGA
- the hutH gene encoding histidine ammonia-lyase → MAHHEAEILLGTGPLAIDLVLHAARGRGVRVGGDAASAMLASRAVIEGIRDSAEPHYGINTGFGSLSRKRVSPEDLRDLQRNLVRSHAAGVGEPLPTDVVRAMMVILAGSLARGMSGVRPVVVETIAAMLNACITPIVPSLGSVGASGDLAPLAHVACALIGEGEVEFGGKRTTAAEAMRVSGIQPLVLEAKEGLALINGTHLMAAQGVLLCAELELLTGAAIAAAAMSIDASRGTDAFLDPRVHEARCQPGQKDVAARVLALLKGSEILPSHAENDPRVQDPYSLRCMAQVIGAATDCFAYVRECVERELGAVTDNPLVFAGSGQGGGDVVSAGNFHGMPLAVPLDVATIGISHIAGISERRTFWMLSAFDAESHLRPYLSPEPGLNSGLMIAQYTAAALCNEIIGLATPASVANIVTSAGIEDYNSFGPRAAAKARRAADLAMHVVAIELICAAQGIEAHRPLKTGKGIERVHEAVRRVVPALEKDRSPAPDIEAAVGLIRSGEIERAMSGV, encoded by the coding sequence ATGGCGCATCACGAGGCGGAGATCCTGCTCGGAACCGGTCCACTGGCGATCGATCTGGTGCTGCACGCAGCCCGAGGGCGGGGCGTGAGGGTTGGTGGGGATGCAGCGAGTGCGATGCTTGCATCGCGGGCGGTCATCGAGGGGATCCGCGACTCGGCGGAGCCCCACTACGGGATCAACACTGGGTTTGGATCGCTCTCGCGGAAGCGGGTGTCGCCCGAGGACCTGCGGGACTTGCAGCGGAACCTCGTGAGATCGCATGCAGCGGGGGTTGGGGAGCCGTTGCCGACGGATGTGGTGCGGGCGATGATGGTGATTCTGGCGGGCTCGCTGGCGCGAGGCATGTCGGGCGTGAGGCCGGTCGTGGTCGAGACGATCGCTGCGATGCTGAACGCGTGCATCACGCCGATCGTGCCGTCACTTGGCTCCGTGGGCGCGTCGGGCGATCTTGCGCCGCTGGCGCACGTCGCGTGCGCGCTGATCGGTGAGGGGGAGGTTGAGTTCGGAGGGAAGCGGACGACGGCGGCCGAGGCGATGCGAGTATCCGGGATTCAGCCCCTTGTGCTGGAGGCGAAGGAGGGGCTCGCGCTGATCAACGGCACGCATCTGATGGCGGCGCAGGGTGTGCTGCTGTGCGCTGAACTGGAGTTGTTGACGGGTGCGGCGATCGCGGCTGCGGCGATGTCGATCGATGCGAGCCGCGGGACGGATGCGTTTCTTGATCCTCGGGTTCACGAGGCGCGTTGCCAGCCGGGGCAGAAGGATGTCGCGGCGCGGGTGCTGGCGTTGCTGAAGGGGAGTGAGATTCTGCCTTCGCATGCGGAGAACGACCCTCGCGTGCAGGACCCCTACTCCCTTCGGTGCATGGCTCAGGTGATCGGTGCGGCGACCGATTGCTTTGCGTATGTTCGCGAGTGCGTCGAGCGCGAGCTGGGCGCAGTGACGGACAACCCCTTGGTCTTCGCGGGGAGCGGGCAGGGGGGCGGGGATGTGGTTTCTGCGGGAAACTTTCACGGGATGCCGTTGGCGGTGCCGCTGGACGTGGCGACGATCGGGATCTCGCACATCGCGGGGATCAGCGAGCGGCGGACGTTCTGGATGCTTTCGGCGTTTGATGCGGAGAGTCACCTGAGGCCGTATCTGAGCCCGGAGCCGGGGTTGAACTCGGGTCTGATGATCGCTCAGTACACGGCGGCAGCGCTGTGCAATGAGATCATCGGGCTGGCGACGCCGGCGAGCGTGGCGAACATCGTGACGAGCGCGGGGATCGAGGACTACAACTCGTTCGGCCCTCGGGCGGCGGCGAAGGCGAGGCGTGCGGCGGATCTTGCGATGCACGTTGTGGCGATCGAGTTGATCTGTGCGGCTCAGGGGATTGAGGCGCATCGTCCGTTGAAGACTGGAAAGGGCATCGAGCGGGTGCATGAGGCGGTGCGGAGAGTGGTGCCCGCGTTGGAGAAGGATCGGTCGCCAGCGCCGGATATCGAGGCGGCGGTTGGGCTGATCCGGAGCGGCGAGATCGAGCGTGCGATGAGCGGCGTGTGA
- a CDS encoding ABC transporter substrate-binding protein: MRSLVRVVALIALWVVLITLAHGAINLDVFKPRRAGDGGKTFKIGFLPVTCHLTCPVTHFINKSMTGEEIFEPIRFNGWPELKEAYLSGYTRATFILAPMAMRLREEGVPLKIVYLGHRDGTAMMVHKDSSIFRIEDLRGKTVAVPNRFSNQRLLLFKALRERGMSINDIKLVEMPPPDMPAALYAKAVDAITSGEPFMGQTELDGYGRILYLTKDVWPEFISCVLAVHEDAIKNDRETVQRLVDGIASSGKWIDESMDHRMQAADFVSRHYYNQDPRLLQHVLSKPPDRVKYTNLALRRKDFEEIERLGREGGILEGKAGFDDYCDTTFVPDDAVVKPYLWESPK; this comes from the coding sequence ATGCGGAGTCTCGTGAGGGTTGTGGCTCTGATTGCGCTCTGGGTCGTGTTGATCACGCTGGCCCACGGCGCGATCAATTTGGATGTCTTCAAGCCGCGGCGGGCGGGTGATGGCGGGAAGACGTTCAAGATCGGCTTCCTGCCGGTCACGTGCCACCTGACGTGCCCGGTGACGCACTTCATTAATAAGAGCATGACGGGCGAGGAGATCTTCGAGCCGATCCGGTTCAATGGGTGGCCGGAGTTGAAAGAGGCGTATCTCTCAGGGTACACGCGGGCGACATTTATTCTCGCGCCGATGGCGATGCGGCTTCGCGAGGAGGGTGTGCCGCTGAAGATTGTGTATCTGGGGCATCGCGACGGCACGGCGATGATGGTGCACAAGGATTCTTCGATCTTCAGGATCGAGGACCTGAGGGGGAAGACTGTCGCGGTTCCGAATCGTTTCTCGAATCAGCGGTTGCTTTTGTTCAAGGCGTTGCGCGAGCGCGGGATGTCGATCAATGACATCAAGCTTGTGGAGATGCCTCCCCCGGACATGCCCGCGGCGCTCTACGCGAAGGCGGTCGATGCGATCACATCGGGCGAGCCGTTCATGGGGCAGACGGAGCTGGACGGGTACGGTCGGATTCTGTACCTGACAAAGGATGTGTGGCCTGAGTTCATTTCTTGCGTGCTTGCGGTGCATGAGGACGCGATCAAGAACGATCGCGAGACGGTGCAGCGACTGGTGGATGGGATCGCCAGCAGCGGCAAGTGGATCGACGAGTCGATGGATCATCGGATGCAGGCCGCGGACTTTGTGAGCCGCCACTATTACAACCAGGACCCGCGGCTCTTGCAGCATGTCCTGAGCAAGCCGCCGGACCGTGTGAAGTACACGAATCTGGCACTGCGTCGGAAGGACTTCGAGGAGATCGAGCGTCTGGGGCGTGAGGGCGGGATCCTTGAGGGGAAGGCGGGGTTTGACGACTACTGCGATACCACGTTTGTGCCTGATGACGCGGTGGTGAAGCCGTACCTCTGGGAGAGCCCGAAGTGA
- a CDS encoding GNAT family N-acetyltransferase: MTSERFRIVEASGDEAMRVAAALFREYACVLPHGLEYQGFEEELATLPGKYARPDGCILLAYVGEVAVGCVAMRELAPMPGEIGRSCEMKRLYTRASARGMGVGRAICQRLLEEARRAGYARMKLDTDEQLQAAVCLYESLGFVRIPRYNDDPMPCTLWMARELG; encoded by the coding sequence GTGACGAGCGAGCGATTCCGGATTGTCGAGGCATCCGGCGACGAGGCGATGCGAGTAGCCGCCGCGCTGTTCAGGGAGTACGCGTGCGTTCTTCCGCACGGGCTCGAGTACCAGGGGTTCGAGGAGGAACTTGCGACGCTCCCGGGGAAGTACGCTCGGCCCGATGGGTGCATCCTGCTCGCTTACGTCGGCGAGGTGGCGGTTGGATGCGTGGCAATGCGCGAGTTGGCGCCCATGCCCGGCGAGATTGGGCGTTCGTGCGAGATGAAGCGGCTGTACACACGGGCGTCGGCGCGGGGGATGGGGGTTGGGCGTGCGATCTGCCAGCGCTTGCTCGAAGAAGCAAGGCGAGCGGGCTACGCCCGGATGAAGCTGGACACCGATGAGCAGTTGCAGGCGGCGGTGTGTTTGTACGAGTCGCTGGGGTTCGTGCGTATCCCGAGGTACAACGACGATCCGATGCCGTGCACGCTGTGGATGGCCCGGGAGCTCGGATGA
- a CDS encoding proline--tRNA ligase yields the protein MAGSEGGKLVVGARNDGRGAVHRWAETLIPTAREAPADAETPSHIWLVRGGYIRKVAAGVYDYLPLAWRVLQKISAIVREEMDGAGSRELFMPVFVPMEFYNETKRHEAYGDLLFTVKDRKGNVAALGPTHEETITEMVRGSITSYKQLPLGLYQIQTKFRDEARPRAGLLRCREFIMKDAYSFHLEVEGVGGLNEAYDAMYKAYSNTFSRCGLDYSAVEAESGPIGGSASHEFMVNCESGEDTILKCPVSGYAANVEKCEIGERARGTFQEPATGELTEVHTPNLPGIDEVGKFMKVKPDRMLKTIVFQVTGPAPGTNQMMVGGKQPSWIIACVKGDHDVNEGKVKQASGWQVALADEKAAKAAGFAIGYVSPRTVNTVPGTLLLVDNDASMGGFWATGADKPDHHVKHFNWRRDVGQKLDDPSYVKVADIRNAMAGDPSPRAAGATLVAARGIEVGHIFKLGTKYSDAMGLGVLDDKQQKRSVIMGCYGIGVSRTMAACVEMSHDANGIIWPPAIAPYHVLITLMKPEDAKQHEVAKEIAANLAAAGVDVLIDDRDERPGVKFKDADIVGIPVRLTIGDKALEQGGVEFKMRKDTQGKGEVVPLAQVVSRCVDALNG from the coding sequence ATGGCCGGAAGTGAAGGCGGAAAGCTCGTCGTTGGCGCTCGGAATGATGGTCGCGGTGCCGTGCATCGTTGGGCCGAGACGCTGATTCCGACGGCGCGCGAAGCGCCGGCCGACGCGGAGACGCCGAGCCACATCTGGCTGGTGCGGGGCGGATACATCCGCAAGGTGGCGGCGGGGGTGTATGACTATCTGCCCCTGGCGTGGCGGGTGCTCCAGAAGATCAGCGCGATCGTGCGTGAGGAGATGGATGGGGCCGGATCGCGCGAGCTGTTCATGCCCGTGTTCGTGCCGATGGAGTTTTATAACGAGACCAAGCGGCACGAGGCGTATGGCGACTTGCTGTTCACTGTGAAGGATCGCAAGGGAAACGTGGCGGCGCTGGGGCCGACGCACGAGGAGACGATCACAGAGATGGTGCGGGGCTCGATTACGAGCTACAAGCAACTGCCCTTGGGGCTGTACCAGATCCAGACGAAGTTTCGCGATGAGGCGCGGCCCCGTGCGGGGCTGCTGCGCTGCCGCGAGTTCATCATGAAGGATGCGTACTCGTTCCATCTTGAGGTGGAGGGAGTGGGGGGGCTGAACGAGGCGTATGACGCCATGTACAAGGCGTACTCGAACACGTTCAGTCGGTGCGGGCTGGATTACTCGGCGGTCGAGGCGGAGAGCGGGCCCATCGGCGGCTCGGCGAGCCACGAGTTCATGGTGAACTGCGAGAGCGGCGAGGACACGATCCTGAAGTGTCCTGTGTCGGGGTACGCCGCGAACGTGGAGAAGTGCGAGATCGGCGAGCGGGCGAGGGGCACGTTCCAAGAGCCGGCGACGGGTGAGCTGACGGAGGTTCACACGCCGAATCTGCCGGGGATTGACGAGGTCGGGAAGTTCATGAAGGTGAAGCCCGATCGGATGCTGAAGACGATTGTCTTCCAGGTCACCGGACCCGCGCCCGGAACGAATCAGATGATGGTGGGGGGAAAGCAGCCGAGTTGGATCATCGCGTGTGTGAAGGGTGATCACGACGTGAACGAGGGGAAGGTCAAGCAGGCGAGCGGGTGGCAGGTCGCTCTCGCGGATGAGAAGGCCGCGAAAGCCGCGGGGTTCGCGATCGGGTATGTCTCGCCCCGCACGGTGAACACGGTGCCGGGGACGCTGCTGCTCGTGGACAACGACGCGAGCATGGGCGGGTTCTGGGCGACGGGTGCGGACAAGCCGGACCATCATGTGAAGCACTTCAACTGGCGGCGGGACGTGGGTCAGAAACTGGATGACCCGAGTTATGTAAAGGTGGCGGACATCCGGAACGCCATGGCGGGGGACCCCAGCCCGAGAGCGGCGGGGGCGACGCTGGTCGCGGCACGCGGCATCGAGGTCGGCCACATCTTCAAGCTGGGCACCAAGTACTCCGACGCCATGGGGCTCGGCGTGCTGGATGACAAGCAGCAGAAGCGTTCGGTGATCATGGGGTGTTACGGCATAGGTGTGAGCCGCACGATGGCTGCGTGCGTCGAGATGAGCCACGATGCCAACGGAATCATCTGGCCGCCGGCGATCGCACCGTACCACGTGCTGATCACGCTGATGAAGCCGGAGGATGCGAAGCAGCATGAGGTCGCGAAGGAGATCGCCGCGAATCTTGCGGCGGCTGGCGTTGATGTCCTCATCGATGATCGCGACGAGCGGCCGGGCGTGAAGTTCAAGGATGCGGACATTGTGGGAATCCCCGTGCGGCTGACGATCGGTGACAAAGCGCTGGAGCAGGGGGGCGTTGAGTTCAAGATGAGGAAGGACACCCAGGGGAAGGGCGAGGTCGTGCCCCTAGCCCAGGTCGTGAGCAGATGCGTCGACGCGCTGAATGGGTGA